The nucleotide window CGCGTCCGGCGCGGTGACCGGCGGGCCGTGGCCGCCGCCTTCCGCTCAGGTGGTGGCCGCGGCCCGCCTCGGCGGTGCCTGCCGGGGCATCGGGCGGTCGGAGTCGTCACCGCACAGCTGACCGCTCAACTCCCGCAGCAGACCGTGCAGATCGTCCCGGGCCCGCTTGGGATCCCACCAGTCGCCGAGGAGTTCGGCCAGGACGCTGGTGCGCACGTCCACCAGCCGGCCGGCCACCTCGCGTCCGGCGTCGGTGAGCACCAGCACCAGCCCCTCCCGGCGCACCAGATGGGCGATCTCCAGCTCGGCCGACGCCTGGTAGACCACCTCCGGCGGTACGTCGGTGCGTTCCCCCAGCAGTTGCGGCGCGGCCGACCCGTACCGGTTGATGCGCAGCAGCAGCCAGCTCGCCGCCGGATGCAGGTCGAGCCCGGCCAGCTCGGTGATCCGCCGGTAGAGCCCGCGCCGCCCCTCCCGGGTGCCCAGCCACGACAGCGCCCGGGCCACCTCGTCCCGCGAGGAGCGCTCAACCGGGTTGGAGGCGTACGTCTCGCTGACGTCCGGCGCCGTCACCGAGGCCCGCAGCGGCTGCTCGCGCAGGAACCAGGCGAGCGCGAACGCCACCGCCGCCACCGGCATCGCGTACAGGAAGACATCGGTGATCGCCACCGCGTACGAGTGCAGCACCGCACCGCGCACCGCCGGCGGCAGCGCGGCCACCGTGTGCGGATCGGACTGCAACGCCTGCGGGGTGAGCCCCGGCGGCAGCGCACGCCCCGCCAGCGCGCCGGTCAGCTGGGTGCGCAGCTCGCTGGAGAACACGGTGCCGAAGATGGCCACGCCGAACGAGGCGCCGATGGACCGGAAGAACGTCGCCCCCGAGGTGGCCACCCCCAGGTCCGCGTACCCCACCGCGTTCTGCACCACGAGCACCAGCACCTGCATCACCAGGCCGAGCCCGAAACCGAAGACGAAGAACGCGGCGCTCATCGTCCACGTCCCGGTGAACTCGTCCAGGGTGTGCAGGAAGTACAGCCCGCCGATGGTGATGCCGGTGCCCAGCACCGGGAAGACCTTGTAGCGCCCGGTGCGGCTGACGATCTGCCCGGACCCGGTGGACGAGATCAGCATGCCGAGCACCATCGGCAGCATGTGCACCCCGGACAGGGTGGGCGAGATGCCGTGCACCACCTGGAGGAAGGTCGGCAGGTACGTCATCGCGCCGAACATCGCGAAGCCGACGATGAAACCGATCACCGAGCACAGGGTGAAGGCACGCAGCCGGAACAGCCGCAGTGGCAGCACGGGTTCCGCCGCCCGGCGTTCGATCGCCACGAAGAGCGCCAGCAGGACGACACCGGCCACCGCGAGCACGACGATCTGCCACGACGCCCACGGCCAGGTGGTGCCGCCCAGCGAGGCCACCAGCACCAGGCAGGTGGCCACCGCCGCGATGGCCGCGGTGCCCGCGTAGTCGATGGTGTGCTTGGTGCGGTGGACGGGGATGTGCAGCACCGCCGCGATCACGCCGAGCGCGACCACCCCGATCGGCAGGTTGATGTAGAACACCCAGCGCCACGACAGGTGGTCCACGAAGAGCCCGCCGAGCAGCGGCCCCAGCACGCTGCTGGCGCCGAACACCGCGCCGAAGAGCCCCTGGTAGCGCCCCCGGTCCCGGGGCGGCACGATGTCGCCGACGATCGCCATCGACAACACCATCAACCCGCCGCCGCCCAGCCCCTGAAGGGCCCGGAAGACGATCAACTCGCCCATGTTCTGCGCGATCCCGCACAGCGCGGAGCCGATCAGGAAGATGACGATGGCGGTCTGGAAGAGCCGCTTGCGCCCGTACTGGTCGCCCAGCTTCCCCCACAGCGGCGTGGCCGCCGTCGACGCCAGCAGGTACGCCGTGACCACCCAGGACAGATGGTTGAGCCCGCCGAGGTCGCTGACGATGGTCGGCAGCGCGGTGGAGACGATCGTCTGGTCGAGCGCGGCCAGCAGCATCCCCATGAGCAGGGCGCTCATGGCCACGAGTACGATCCGGCGCGGGGTGTCGCCGGGGACGTCGCCGGGGACGTTGCCGGGGCCGGACGGCTCGGCGGTTCCGGCGCCGGTCGGTGGACGCCCGGCGGGGACCCCGGAGGCCGGGCGGTCCGGGTGGTCGGGGACGGAACCGCCCGGGCTGCCGGGGGCGGTCCCTTCGGGCCTGATCGCGTCGTCGCGCGCCATCGCGGCTCCTCGGTCGAGGATCAGCGGTTCGCCGGGGTGGCCGTTGGCCATCGCGGGATGACCGTTCACGTCATCTAGTCGTATGTGCCCAGGTTTGCCCCATTCAGTCAGCCCGATGGCCGTCTGGCAGGATCGAGGGCGTGGCGACGGAATTCGGACCCCGGGGACTCCAGCTCGTCCTGCTCCGCCGGATGGCCGACCACCGGCCGGAGCTGGTCGAGGAGGCGCTCCGCGAGCTGGGCGCCTCCCGTTCCGAGATGCGCGAGGCCAACCGGCATTGGCAGGCGACGCTGCGCGCCCGCACCTTCCCGCGCGGCGAGGCCCGCCACCGGCTCCTGCTGGGCGCCCCCGAATCGGTCGCCGAACGCCGGATCGGCGATGTGACCTGCCGGGCGCTGCGCTGGCCGGTGCCGCTCTGGCCCGGTCTGCGCTTCGAGGTGATGTCCGGCCCCGGCGGACGGGTGTGGAACGAGTGGCTGGTACGCGCCCCGGGGGCCACCCCGCCCGCCCCGCGCGAGGTGGCCGACCTGCGGCCCTGGTCGTACGTGGTCGACGAGGTGGCCCGCGCCTTCCCCGCCGCCCGCCCGCTCGAAGGCGACGCCCCCACCCGCTGGCGCCTGGCCTTCGCCGACCCCGGCACCGGGGAACGCCACGTGGCCCACTTCACCTACGGGCTCCTCCAGACGGTGGAGCCGCAGGTCGGAGGGGTCGGCTAGGTCCGCCGGACGGCTTGCGGCCAGGGGGGCGGTTGGCGTGGGCGCCACTCGTTTTGTATCGTTGAGGAACAAAGTGGCTCCGCCCGTTTCCCCTGACCGGCGGGCGGGGCCACTGCTCTTCCCCCCGCGTCCGTCGAGCTTCAGGAGTGGCAGCATGACGCGCAGGTCGCAGACCCTGGGTGTGTTCAAGGCCGCGCTGCTGGACATGGACGGCACGCTGGTGAACTCCGACGCCGTGGTGGAACGCTGCTGGCGCCGCTGGGCCGACGAGCACGGGCTCGACCCGGCCGAGGTGCTCAAGGTCGTCCACGGCCGCCAGGGGTACGCGACCATGGCCGTGCTGCTGCCGGAGCGGCCGATGGCCGAGAACCACGCCGACAACGCGCGCATGCTCGCCGAGGAGACCGCCGACGTGGACGGGGTCGTCCCGGTCCCCGGCGCCCCCGAGTTCCTCGCCGCCCTGGCCGGCCTCCCGCACGCCCTGGTGACCTCCGCGGACGAGGCCCTGGCCCGGGCCCGGATGGACGCCGCCGCGCTCCCGATGCCGGAGGTTCGCGTGACGGCGGAATCCGTCAGCGCGAGCAAGCCGGATCCCGAGGGGTTCTTGAAGGGGGCGGCGGAACTGGGGTTCGCCCCCGAGGAATGCGTCGTCTTCGAAGACTCCGAGGCCGGCATCTCCGCCGGCCTCGCGGCCGGCATGACCGTCATCGGCGTCGGCCCCCGCGCCGCCGCCCTCTCCCCCACGGCCCACGTCCCCACCCTCGAACAGGTCGCCGTCTCCCCGGCGGCCGAGGGTGGGTTCACCCTCGCTCTCCTCTCCTGACGGTTCGCTCGCGCTGGCGGCCAGCCATTACGTCCTCGGGGTGGGCCCGGTCCCCCGTCACGTCGTGGCTGACGTCACAGATGTTTCCCCCCGCCCACCCGTGGCTGTGTTCGTACAGTGCGGGGTGCGCACTGTCTGCCTTGGGTCCGGGGGCCCTCCGGGGTGACTCCTCGCTCCACGTTTCGTTGTCGGCTCTCCCCCGCCCCGCCGGGTCGCTGCGGGGACACCCCTGCACGCCCCCGTTCCGCATCGTTCCGCGCTGCGGCACGGGGTGGGTAAGAAAGGAGATCGGGGGCACCCCAACCTTCTCCTTACCCTTCCTCCGCGAAGAGAGGCACCCGCGTGACGGCGGGAGGGGGAGGCCGGGGTGGTCGGGTGGGGGTATCGCTCCCTCCCACGCCAGGTGGTGACGCGCCTACCGTCGACGCCATGACCAGTTACCCCGACACGGCGGATCTCGCGCCGGAAACACACCGGGCTTCCGCCCTCCGTCCGCTCGCCGGGACGGTCGCCCTCGTCACGGGAGCCAGCAGCGGGATCGGCGAGGGCACGGCGCTCGCGCTGGCGGCTCTCGGCGCGAGCGTGACGGTCGCGGCCCGCCGGACCGGCCGTCTCGACGCGCTCGTCGAGACGATCGAAGGCACCGGTGGTCGCGCCCTGGCCGTGACCGCCGACATCACCGACGAACGGCAGGCCGACGCGACCGTCGCGCGGGCCGTCGAGACCTTCGGCCGTCTCGATGTCGTCGTGGCCAACGCGGGCGTCATGCTCCTGGGGCCGCTCGCGGGCGCCGACACGACTGAATGGCGCCGGATGATCGAACTGAACACACTCGGCCTCATGTACACCGCCCACGCCGCCGTCCCGCACCTGCTCGACTCGGCGGCCCACGGTCCGCGTCAGGTCGCCGATCTCGTGCTGGTCAGCAGCACCGCGGGCCGCCAGGTCCGCGACGGCAGCGGTGCCTACAACGCGAGCAAGTACGCCGTGACCGCCTTCGGTGAGGCCCTCCGCAGGGAACTCACACGGCGCCACGTACGCACCTCACTCGTCGAACCCGGCGCCGTGGAAACAGAACTGCCCGAGCACAACCGCCCCGAGATCCAGCAGCGGATGCGCGAGCGGTACTCCACGATGGAACGCCTGACCCCCGCGGACGTGGCGGACGCCATCGCCTTCGTCGTCACCCGGCCCCGCCACACCGCGGTCAACGAAATCCTGATCAGACCCACCGAGCAGCAGGACTGACCCGCGCGGATCCGCGTGGGTGCAGCGCACCCACGCGCGGGCAGCCCAACCGCACTAGTGTCCTGATCGTGGACAGCAAGAACGAACTCGGAGACTATCTGCGCGCCCGCCGCGCACTGATCCGGCCGGAGGACGTGGGTCTGCCCGACTACGGACCACGGCGGGTGCCGGGACTCCGGCGGGACGAGGTGGCCCTGCTCGTGGGTGTGAGCACGGACTACTACATCCGGCTGGAGCAGGGCCGGGAACGGCACCCGTCCGACCAGGTGCTGCGGGCCATCGCCGGCGCACTGCGACTCGACGACGCCGCCGCCGCGCATCTCTACCGGCTCGGCATGCCGGTGTTCGGGACGAAGACGTCCACATCGACGACCGTCGCCCCGGAGCTGCTGCGTCTGATGGAAGGCATGCAGGACGTGCCGGCCTTCCTGGTCGGCGCGGCGCAGGACGTCCTGGCCGCGAACGCGATGGCGCGCGAGCTCTACTGCGGCTTCGCCCGGTACGACAACCTGCTGCGGATGATCTTCCTCGATCCGTACGCGAAGGAGTTCTACGCGGACTGGGAGGCCGCGGCGCGGATCGCGGTGGGCAACCTGCGGGCGTCGTCCTCACAGTTCCCGGAGGACGAGCGGATCCAACGGGTCGTCGGCGAACTGACCTTGCGCAGCCCGGCGTTCACCAACCTGTGGGCCCGCTACGAAGTACGTCCGCGTACCCACGAGGACAAGCACTTCCGCCACCCGCGGGTGGGGGAACTACGCCTGCACTTCGAGGCGTTGGCCGTCGCCAGCGCCCCGGGACAGCACCTGTCGGTCTACAGCGCCGAACCCGGCAGCGCCAGCGCCGACGCCCTGGTCCTGCTGCGACGCCTGGCCGAGCAGAGCGCCACCGCCGCTGATCCCTCCAACGAAGACATACCCATACAGAAGGAGTGATTTTCCATCATGACCACGTCCCTGGCCGACAGCGTCGGCACCTTCGAGATAGCCGGCAAGAAAGTCGCACGGCTGGGCTTCGGTGCCATGCGGCTGACCGGGCTCGGGGTGTGGGGGGAGCCCGATGATCGCGGAGAGTGCGTGCGTGTGGTGCGCCGCGCCGTCGAACTCGGTGTTCAGCTGATCGACACCGCCGACTCCTACGG belongs to Streptantibioticus cattleyicolor NRRL 8057 = DSM 46488 and includes:
- a CDS encoding HAD-IA family hydrolase, translating into MTRRSQTLGVFKAALLDMDGTLVNSDAVVERCWRRWADEHGLDPAEVLKVVHGRQGYATMAVLLPERPMAENHADNARMLAEETADVDGVVPVPGAPEFLAALAGLPHALVTSADEALARARMDAAALPMPEVRVTAESVSASKPDPEGFLKGAAELGFAPEECVVFEDSEAGISAGLAAGMTVIGVGPRAAALSPTAHVPTLEQVAVSPAAEGGFTLALLS
- a CDS encoding helix-turn-helix domain-containing protein, producing MDSKNELGDYLRARRALIRPEDVGLPDYGPRRVPGLRRDEVALLVGVSTDYYIRLEQGRERHPSDQVLRAIAGALRLDDAAAAHLYRLGMPVFGTKTSTSTTVAPELLRLMEGMQDVPAFLVGAAQDVLAANAMARELYCGFARYDNLLRMIFLDPYAKEFYADWEAAARIAVGNLRASSSQFPEDERIQRVVGELTLRSPAFTNLWARYEVRPRTHEDKHFRHPRVGELRLHFEALAVASAPGQHLSVYSAEPGSASADALVLLRRLAEQSATAADPSNEDIPIQKE
- a CDS encoding MFS transporter, coding for MARDDAIRPEGTAPGSPGGSVPDHPDRPASGVPAGRPPTGAGTAEPSGPGNVPGDVPGDTPRRIVLVAMSALLMGMLLAALDQTIVSTALPTIVSDLGGLNHLSWVVTAYLLASTAATPLWGKLGDQYGRKRLFQTAIVIFLIGSALCGIAQNMGELIVFRALQGLGGGGLMVLSMAIVGDIVPPRDRGRYQGLFGAVFGASSVLGPLLGGLFVDHLSWRWVFYINLPIGVVALGVIAAVLHIPVHRTKHTIDYAGTAAIAAVATCLVLVASLGGTTWPWASWQIVVLAVAGVVLLALFVAIERRAAEPVLPLRLFRLRAFTLCSVIGFIVGFAMFGAMTYLPTFLQVVHGISPTLSGVHMLPMVLGMLISSTGSGQIVSRTGRYKVFPVLGTGITIGGLYFLHTLDEFTGTWTMSAAFFVFGFGLGLVMQVLVLVVQNAVGYADLGVATSGATFFRSIGASFGVAIFGTVFSSELRTQLTGALAGRALPPGLTPQALQSDPHTVAALPPAVRGAVLHSYAVAITDVFLYAMPVAAVAFALAWFLREQPLRASVTAPDVSETYASNPVERSSRDEVARALSWLGTREGRRGLYRRITELAGLDLHPAASWLLLRINRYGSAAPQLLGERTDVPPEVVYQASAELEIAHLVRREGLVLVLTDAGREVAGRLVDVRTSVLAELLGDWWDPKRARDDLHGLLRELSGQLCGDDSDRPMPRQAPPRRAAATT
- a CDS encoding SDR family NAD(P)-dependent oxidoreductase, whose translation is MTSYPDTADLAPETHRASALRPLAGTVALVTGASSGIGEGTALALAALGASVTVAARRTGRLDALVETIEGTGGRALAVTADITDERQADATVARAVETFGRLDVVVANAGVMLLGPLAGADTTEWRRMIELNTLGLMYTAHAAVPHLLDSAAHGPRQVADLVLVSSTAGRQVRDGSGAYNASKYAVTAFGEALRRELTRRHVRTSLVEPGAVETELPEHNRPEIQQRMRERYSTMERLTPADVADAIAFVVTRPRHTAVNEILIRPTEQQD